The following coding sequences lie in one Allochromatium vinosum DSM 180 genomic window:
- a CDS encoding uroporphyrinogen-III synthase, translating into MSTPADLAGRGVLVTRPAGQAEPLCRLIESAGGRAIRFPTIAIEPTHDPEATALLAESWDLLYFVSPNAVEQAQALVADGTWPRVERVAAVGRGTARALEAAGRAPDLVPNDRYESEALLEMPELSDMRGRRVLIVRGVGGRGLFAQAMSERGAEVRFAEVYRRARPAVDVAPLLAHWREEVDFVMATSDEVLLNLAELLGQEGQASLLATPLVVIAERTAQTARNLGFQTIRVAERADDSSIVRALIALS; encoded by the coding sequence ATGAGCACGCCTGCCGATCTCGCCGGTCGCGGCGTGCTGGTGACGCGTCCCGCCGGTCAGGCCGAGCCGCTGTGCCGCCTGATCGAGTCGGCGGGCGGGCGCGCCATCCGCTTTCCGACCATCGCCATCGAGCCGACCCACGACCCTGAAGCCACGGCGCTCCTGGCCGAGTCCTGGGATCTGCTGTATTTCGTCAGTCCCAACGCGGTCGAGCAGGCGCAGGCGTTGGTCGCCGACGGCACCTGGCCGCGTGTCGAGCGGGTGGCGGCGGTCGGACGCGGCACGGCGCGCGCGCTGGAAGCTGCCGGGCGTGCGCCCGATCTGGTGCCGAACGATCGTTACGAGAGCGAAGCGCTGCTGGAGATGCCGGAGCTTTCTGACATGCGCGGTCGGCGGGTGCTGATCGTGCGCGGTGTGGGCGGGCGAGGACTCTTCGCCCAGGCCATGAGCGAGCGTGGGGCCGAGGTGCGCTTCGCCGAGGTCTATCGTCGCGCACGGCCGGCGGTCGATGTCGCGCCGCTGCTGGCGCACTGGCGCGAGGAAGTCGACTTCGTGATGGCGACCAGTGACGAGGTATTGCTCAATCTGGCCGAGCTGCTGGGGCAGGAGGGACAGGCGTCTCTGCTGGCTACGCCGCTGGTGGTGATCGCCGAGCGCACCGCCCAGACGGCACGAAATCTGGGCTTTCAGACTATCCGGGTCGCCGAGCGCGCCGACGACTCATCCATCGTGCGCGCACTGATCGCGTTGTCCTGA
- a CDS encoding 2Fe-2S iron-sulfur cluster-binding protein, with protein sequence MSFKIEILPDGPSFEANPGETLLRAALRQDVELPNGCRSGHCGACAITLKSGFIHYPSGEIEALHGRPAGTCLTCQAVAHSDLTIEVKPPPVLAL encoded by the coding sequence ATGAGTTTCAAGATCGAGATCTTACCCGATGGCCCGAGCTTCGAGGCCAATCCCGGCGAGACCCTGCTCCGGGCCGCGCTGCGTCAGGACGTCGAGTTGCCCAATGGCTGTCGCAGCGGCCATTGCGGCGCCTGCGCAATCACGCTCAAGAGCGGCTTCATCCATTATCCCAGTGGAGAGATCGAGGCGCTGCATGGCCGACCGGCCGGTACCTGTCTGACCTGTCAGGCGGTCGCGCACTCGGATCTGACCATCGAGGTCAAGCCGCCGCCCGTGCTGGCACTGTGA
- a CDS encoding SDR family oxidoreductase, whose protein sequence is MQHIVIVGCGYVGERLARQYIERGDSVLGLVRSRSGLERLAAAGIPAVRHDLTGADPMPGSLAGTRLFHLAPPPAQGQEDLHTRRLVASFDQAGHPRRLVYISTTGVYGDCAGAWVDEDWPTQPTLDRSRRRLDAEECLRRWSREHGGELIVLRVAGIYGPDRLPLERLKRGLPLVRPEEAPYSNRIHVDDLVTVCVAAMERGRHGAIFNVSDGQPSTMTDYFIRIAEAAGLPHPPLITMAEASAHLSEGMMGYMSESRRLSSRRLREDLGVELRYPTLSEGLAQALGEQGLHRPTMA, encoded by the coding sequence ATGCAGCATATCGTGATTGTCGGCTGTGGCTATGTGGGCGAGCGTCTGGCGCGCCAATACATCGAACGGGGCGACTCGGTGCTCGGTCTGGTCCGGAGCCGGAGCGGACTGGAGCGTCTGGCCGCCGCCGGCATCCCGGCCGTGCGCCATGATCTGACCGGCGCCGATCCCATGCCCGGCTCACTGGCCGGAACACGCCTGTTTCATCTGGCCCCGCCGCCGGCTCAGGGACAAGAGGATCTGCATACGCGCCGGCTGGTCGCCTCCTTCGACCAGGCCGGTCATCCCCGCCGCCTAGTCTACATCAGCACCACGGGCGTCTATGGCGACTGCGCCGGTGCCTGGGTCGACGAAGACTGGCCGACTCAGCCTACGCTGGACCGTTCGCGGCGGCGCCTGGACGCCGAGGAGTGTCTGCGCCGCTGGAGCCGGGAACACGGCGGCGAGCTGATCGTGCTGCGGGTCGCGGGTATCTACGGCCCTGACCGCCTGCCGCTGGAGCGTCTGAAACGCGGTCTGCCCCTGGTGCGTCCCGAAGAGGCGCCCTACAGCAACCGTATCCATGTCGATGATCTGGTGACGGTCTGTGTCGCCGCCATGGAACGGGGACGCCATGGCGCCATCTTCAACGTCAGCGACGGCCAGCCGAGCACCATGACCGATTACTTCATCCGGATCGCCGAGGCAGCCGGTCTGCCCCACCCGCCGCTGATCACCATGGCCGAGGCCTCCGCGCATCTGTCCGAGGGCATGATGGGCTATATGAGCGAATCGCGACGGCTGTCCAGCCGCCGACTGCGCGAGGATTTGGGTGTCGAGTTGCGTTATCCGACCCTGAGCGAAGGGTTGGCTCAGGCACTCGGCGAACAGGGCCTGCACAGGCCGACGATGGCGTGA
- a CDS encoding alpha/beta hydrolase, whose protein sequence is MFLQSLGHEVLNPALDDDDFQLAVDVAQTAYGRHAPDVIVGSSRGGAVAMHLQSRDTPLVLLCPAWRNHGRVDRVKPETWILHSRQDDVVAYADSEQLLAHSGLPASRLITTGADHRLVDPDSLDALRSLCAAIENARIEQAT, encoded by the coding sequence ATGTTTCTGCAAAGCCTGGGACATGAGGTACTCAATCCCGCCCTGGATGACGATGACTTCCAGTTGGCCGTCGACGTCGCCCAGACCGCTTACGGCCGGCACGCTCCCGATGTCATCGTCGGCTCTTCGCGCGGCGGGGCCGTGGCCATGCACCTCCAGTCCCGCGACACACCCCTGGTCCTGCTGTGCCCGGCCTGGCGCAACCACGGCCGGGTCGATCGCGTCAAACCGGAGACCTGGATTCTGCACTCACGGCAGGATGACGTCGTGGCCTATGCCGACTCGGAACAGCTGCTGGCACACAGCGGCCTGCCCGCCTCGCGGCTGATCACGACCGGGGCCGATCATCGCCTGGTCGACCCGGATTCGCTGGACGCCTTGCGATCCCTCTGCGCCGCAATCGAAAACGCTCGGATCGAACAGGCGACATGA
- a CDS encoding retropepsin-like aspartic protease family protein: MSDEERVRDDWPARLGRAMLFGAWISGLALLALFFHQWLERDNNPNPNPLTVQGADGVVEVVLQRNRAGHYVASGKINGEPVRFLVDTGATDVALSLDLARRLDLRLGPEGASRTANGITRTWPTRLARVELGGLVAHGVRASVLPNMPGDEVLLGMSFLKPLELIQRGDTLTLRGTLP; encoded by the coding sequence GTGTCTGACGAGGAGCGCGTCCGCGACGACTGGCCCGCCCGTCTCGGTCGGGCCATGCTGTTCGGGGCCTGGATCTCCGGGCTGGCGTTGCTGGCGCTGTTCTTCCATCAATGGCTGGAACGGGACAACAATCCCAATCCGAATCCGCTCACGGTCCAGGGGGCCGACGGCGTGGTCGAGGTGGTGCTCCAGCGCAATCGCGCCGGACACTATGTCGCGAGCGGTAAGATCAACGGCGAGCCGGTGCGCTTTCTGGTCGACACGGGGGCGACCGATGTGGCGCTGTCGCTGGATCTGGCGCGGCGGCTGGATCTGCGGCTCGGTCCGGAGGGCGCCAGCCGCACCGCCAACGGCATCACCCGCACCTGGCCGACGCGGCTGGCGCGGGTCGAACTCGGCGGACTGGTCGCGCATGGCGTGCGCGCGAGCGTGCTGCCGAACATGCCGGGCGACGAGGTGTTGCTGGGCATGAGCTTCCTCAAGCCGCTCGAACTCATTCAGCGCGGCGATACCCTGACTCTGCGAGGTACCTTGCCTTGA
- a CDS encoding AAA family ATPase yields the protein MQFPYGLSDFGKLIRGGYWYLDRTDRLAILEAMGDQLIFLRPRRFGKSLLLSMLEHYYDLNRADRFDALFGSLAVGRNPTPLRNQYFVLKWDFSLIPAYGEIADIEAALHRYLNGCLTQFVADYQDHWTREIQLHPGDALASFQSVLGAVHATPHRLYLLIDEYDNFANEVMMADRPGSQDRYQTLLQGEGLFKSVFKAVKAGAGGLGVDRVFITGVSPIVLSDMTSGYNVGEDIYLLPQFNDLCGFTESEVSAVLRQLAGEGGDWSADDALATMRTFYNGYRFSEDATESLYNPTLSLYFLKALAHQGRYPRRMLDENLAMDRNKLIYIAQLSGGEELLVEALSGEDQVLVPELVQRFGVADVLAAVKDEPFMASLLYFFGILTLAGLTSFDECRLRIPNLVARGLYVERLRERWLPLTESARELPEATRALGQRGDLVPLAELIEQRYFRVLSNRDYRWTNELLVKFAFLTLLFDDRLYMAVSELETGRGYVDLALIVRPDKRRFQVLDLLLEFKYLSLKELNLTGEQVRERSREALAELAPVAKKLDEAEAQARAYGAALKERYGFAELHAFAVVALGLERVVWRTLKVG from the coding sequence ATGCAATTTCCCTATGGTCTGAGCGATTTCGGCAAACTCATCCGTGGCGGTTACTGGTACCTCGACCGCACCGACCGCCTTGCGATCCTGGAAGCTATGGGGGATCAACTGATCTTCCTGCGCCCGCGCCGCTTCGGCAAGAGCCTGCTGCTGTCGATGCTGGAGCACTATTACGATCTCAATCGCGCCGACCGGTTCGATGCACTGTTCGGCTCGCTGGCCGTGGGGCGGAATCCCACGCCGTTGCGCAATCAGTATTTCGTCCTCAAATGGGACTTCTCGCTTATCCCCGCCTATGGCGAGATCGCCGACATCGAAGCGGCCCTGCATCGCTATCTCAACGGCTGTCTCACCCAGTTCGTCGCCGACTATCAGGATCACTGGACCCGCGAGATCCAGCTTCATCCCGGCGACGCGCTGGCCTCTTTCCAGTCCGTGCTGGGTGCCGTGCATGCGACCCCGCACCGGCTCTATCTGCTGATCGACGAGTACGACAACTTCGCCAACGAGGTGATGATGGCGGATCGTCCCGGCAGTCAGGATCGCTACCAGACCCTATTGCAGGGTGAAGGGCTGTTCAAGAGCGTGTTCAAGGCGGTCAAGGCGGGGGCCGGTGGACTGGGCGTGGATCGAGTGTTCATCACCGGCGTCTCGCCGATCGTGCTCAGCGACATGACGAGCGGCTACAACGTCGGCGAAGACATCTATCTGTTGCCCCAGTTCAATGATCTGTGCGGCTTCACTGAGTCCGAGGTCTCGGCCGTGCTGCGGCAACTGGCGGGGGAGGGCGGCGACTGGTCGGCGGATGATGCGCTGGCGACCATGCGTACCTTCTATAACGGCTATCGGTTCAGCGAGGACGCTACTGAGAGCCTCTACAATCCGACCCTGAGCCTTTATTTTCTCAAGGCGCTGGCGCATCAGGGGCGGTATCCGCGTCGGATGCTGGATGAGAATCTGGCGATGGACCGCAACAAGCTGATCTATATCGCGCAGTTGTCCGGCGGCGAGGAACTGCTGGTCGAGGCGCTGAGCGGCGAGGATCAGGTACTGGTGCCGGAACTGGTGCAGCGCTTCGGCGTGGCCGATGTGCTGGCGGCGGTGAAGGATGAGCCGTTCATGGCCTCGCTGCTCTATTTCTTCGGCATTCTGACGCTGGCGGGTCTGACGTCCTTCGATGAGTGTCGACTGCGCATCCCCAATCTGGTGGCGCGCGGACTCTATGTCGAGCGACTACGCGAACGCTGGCTGCCGTTGACCGAGAGTGCGCGTGAGTTGCCCGAGGCGACGCGCGCACTGGGGCAGCGAGGCGATCTGGTGCCTCTGGCTGAGTTGATCGAACAGCGTTACTTCCGGGTGCTCTCCAACCGCGACTATCGCTGGACCAATGAGCTGCTGGTCAAATTCGCCTTTCTGACCCTGCTGTTCGACGATCGGCTCTACATGGCCGTCTCCGAGCTGGAGACCGGGCGCGGATATGTCGATCTGGCGTTGATCGTGCGCCCGGACAAGCGTCGCTTCCAGGTGCTGGATCTGCTGCTGGAGTTCAAGTATCTGAGCCTGAAGGAACTGAATCTGACCGGCGAGCAGGTGCGCGAACGGTCACGCGAGGCGCTTGCCGAGCTGGCGCCCGTGGCGAAGAAGCTCGACGAGGCCGAGGCTCAGGCGCGTGCCTATGGGGCTGCTCTGAAAGAGCGCTATGGCTTCGCGGAGCTGCACGCTTTTGCTGTGGTTGCGCTTGGCCTTGAGCGTGTGGTGTGGCGGACATTGAAAGTCGGGTGA
- a CDS encoding retropepsin-like aspartic protease family protein gives MPGSFRYGRLALVALLGLAIVLVLSQVGRRGNPNPRPVAYLGSDGVPEVVLKQNQLDQYVVTGRINGERIEFLVDTGAADVALPYEVAQRLGLRLHPGAVSKTGNGNVRSWTAWLDSVDVGGVVAHQVKATVLPNMAGEQALLGMAYLKHMEVWLAGGRMRLRPYVTP, from the coding sequence ATGCCTGGATCCTTTCGGTATGGCCGTCTGGCGCTCGTGGCCCTGCTAGGGCTGGCGATCGTGCTCGTGCTGAGCCAGGTCGGTCGGCGGGGCAATCCCAATCCGCGTCCGGTGGCCTATCTGGGCAGCGATGGAGTACCCGAGGTGGTGCTCAAGCAGAACCAGCTCGATCAGTATGTGGTCACTGGACGCATCAATGGCGAGCGTATCGAGTTTCTGGTCGATACCGGCGCGGCGGATGTCGCCCTGCCCTATGAGGTGGCGCAGCGGCTCGGTCTGCGGCTGCATCCGGGGGCGGTGAGCAAGACCGGCAACGGCAATGTGCGCAGTTGGACGGCCTGGCTCGACAGTGTCGATGTCGGGGGAGTGGTCGCGCATCAGGTCAAGGCGACCGTGCTGCCGAACATGGCCGGTGAACAAGCCTTGCTCGGGATGGCGTACCTCAAGCATATGGAGGTGTGGCTGGCTGGGGGGCGGATGCGGTTGCGGCCGTATGTAACCCCATGA
- the odhB gene encoding 2-oxoglutarate dehydrogenase complex dihydrolipoyllysine-residue succinyltransferase, translated as MSLEVRVPALPESVADARVLTWSKRPGEAVREGENLVELETDKVVLEVPAPRTGVLSEILAAEGAMVHTDDVLALISEGAVSVAPAPKPASTPSTAPTATPTPPAAATQPNAPPHVTPSARQLVKELHLEPSQIPSRDGRIQKADVLAYLDAREHQAPERHPDLAAAPAAQTPVEPALAPTPALSGEAGRPEQRVPMTRLRARIAERLLQAQQNAALLTTFNEVNLSAVNALRARYKETFEQRHGVRLGLMSFFVKAAVEALQRFPVLNASIDGEDILYHGYYDIGIAVSSPRGLVVPILRNADQLGMAEVEQGIADFGQKARDGSLSYEELTGGTFSITNGGVFGSLLSTPILNPPQSAILGLHKIQERPIVENGQIVVAPMMYLALTYDHRLIDGRDAVQFLVAIKELLEDPARLLLRV; from the coding sequence ATGAGTCTCGAAGTCCGCGTACCCGCCCTACCTGAATCCGTCGCCGATGCACGGGTGTTGACCTGGAGCAAACGGCCGGGCGAGGCGGTCAGGGAGGGCGAGAATCTGGTCGAGCTGGAGACCGACAAGGTGGTGCTGGAGGTGCCGGCGCCGCGTACCGGCGTGCTCAGCGAGATCCTGGCCGCAGAGGGCGCCATGGTCCATACCGATGACGTCCTGGCGCTGATCAGCGAGGGGGCGGTGAGCGTCGCGCCCGCCCCCAAGCCGGCGAGCACGCCAAGCACCGCTCCGACCGCAACGCCCACGCCGCCCGCCGCAGCGACCCAGCCGAACGCACCACCCCATGTCACGCCCTCGGCACGTCAGCTGGTCAAGGAACTGCACCTGGAGCCGAGCCAGATCCCCAGCCGCGATGGACGCATCCAGAAGGCCGATGTGCTGGCCTATCTGGATGCGCGCGAACATCAGGCGCCGGAGCGTCATCCCGATCTCGCCGCCGCACCGGCCGCCCAGACGCCGGTCGAACCCGCGCTCGCCCCAACGCCGGCACTCAGTGGCGAGGCCGGCCGCCCCGAGCAGCGCGTGCCCATGACCCGTTTGCGCGCGCGCATCGCCGAGCGTCTGCTCCAGGCGCAGCAGAACGCGGCGTTGCTGACCACCTTCAACGAGGTCAATCTGAGCGCCGTCAATGCCCTGCGCGCGCGCTACAAAGAGACCTTCGAGCAACGGCATGGCGTGCGGCTGGGGCTGATGTCGTTCTTCGTCAAGGCGGCGGTCGAAGCCCTGCAACGCTTCCCGGTGCTCAACGCCTCGATCGACGGCGAGGACATCCTCTATCACGGCTATTACGACATCGGCATTGCGGTCAGCTCGCCGCGCGGTCTGGTGGTGCCGATCCTGCGCAACGCCGATCAGCTCGGCATGGCCGAGGTCGAGCAGGGCATCGCCGACTTCGGTCAGAAGGCCAGGGACGGCAGTCTCAGCTATGAGGAACTCACCGGCGGCACCTTCTCCATCACCAATGGCGGGGTGTTCGGCTCGCTGCTGTCGACGCCGATCCTCAATCCGCCGCAGAGCGCCATCCTGGGTCTGCACAAGATCCAGGAGCGTCCGATCGTCGAGAACGGTCAGATCGTGGTCGCGCCCATGATGTATCTGGCGCTCACCTATGACCACAGGCTCATCGACGGGCGCGACGCGGTGCAGTTCCTGGTCGCGATCAAGGAGCTGCTGGAAGATCCGGCGCGACTGCTGCTGCGTGTCTGA
- the hemC gene encoding hydroxymethylbilane synthase, translating into MSNSIRIATRKSPLAMWQAEHVTARLKALHPGLTVEIIGMTTKGDQLLDSPLSKVGGKGLFVKELEQGMLAGEADIAVHSMKDVPVEFPEGLHLAVIMERENPYDAFVSNTYANLAELPEGACVGTSSLRRQCQLADRRPDLRIEPLRGNVNTRLAKLDAGEYDAIILAAAGLIRLGFESRIRDCIDPVDSLPAIGQGAIGIECRVDDERVHQLIAPLADRDTTDRVLAERAMNARLNGGCQVPIGGHAVLDGDRLILKGLVGTTDGSRILRAEASGPRAEAEAIGVRVADDLLGQGADAILSALMGH; encoded by the coding sequence ATGTCCAACAGCATTCGTATCGCCACCCGCAAGTCCCCCCTGGCCATGTGGCAGGCCGAGCACGTCACCGCCCGTCTCAAGGCGCTCCATCCCGGTCTCACCGTCGAGATCATCGGCATGACCACCAAGGGCGACCAGTTGCTCGACTCGCCCCTGTCGAAGGTCGGCGGCAAGGGTCTGTTCGTCAAGGAGCTGGAGCAGGGGATGCTGGCCGGCGAGGCGGACATCGCCGTGCACTCGATGAAGGACGTGCCGGTCGAGTTCCCCGAGGGGCTGCATCTGGCGGTGATCATGGAGCGCGAGAATCCCTATGACGCCTTCGTCTCCAACACCTATGCCAATCTCGCCGAGTTGCCCGAGGGCGCCTGCGTCGGCACTTCCAGCCTGCGTCGTCAGTGCCAGCTCGCCGACCGCCGTCCCGATCTGCGCATCGAGCCGCTGCGCGGCAACGTCAACACCCGTCTGGCCAAGCTCGATGCCGGCGAGTACGACGCCATCATCCTCGCCGCCGCCGGACTGATCCGGCTCGGTTTCGAGTCGCGCATCCGTGACTGCATCGATCCGGTCGACTCGCTGCCGGCCATCGGTCAGGGCGCCATCGGCATCGAGTGCCGCGTCGACGACGAGCGCGTGCATCAGCTCATCGCGCCGCTGGCCGACCGCGACACCACCGACCGCGTGCTCGCCGAGCGTGCCATGAACGCGCGGCTCAACGGCGGCTGTCAGGTGCCGATCGGCGGTCATGCCGTGCTCGATGGCGATCGGTTGATCCTCAAGGGGCTGGTCGGGACCACCGACGGTTCGCGCATCCTGCGCGCCGAGGCGTCCGGTCCGCGCGCCGAGGCCGAGGCCATCGGCGTGCGCGTGGCCGACGATCTGCTCGGGCAGGGCGCCGATGCCATCCTGAGTGCACTCATGGGGCACTGA
- a CDS encoding 2-oxoglutarate dehydrogenase E1 component has protein sequence MSTLLDLFRGSSALYGGNAAFIEDLYERYLVDPESIDVAWRARFDGLRQEAANEPATAETPHGPIRDNFRRLAQEPRAHASSRTADCLDPAAAEKQAAVLSLINGYRYRGHQVADIDPIRLREAPRIADLDLDYHNLGPEDMDQVFNTGSLYAPDRLPLREIVSMVQETYCGTVGSEYMHITSTQEKRWIQKRLEGYRAKPELDAAGRRWLLTLLTAAEGIEKYLHQRYVGQKRFSLEGGDALIPMLDELIQRAGRQGMQEIVIGMAHRGRLNVLTNIFGKPPADIFDEFEGRVQMDWRQMVGDVKYHMGFATDVETPGGLVHLVLGFNPSHLEIINPVIEGSVRARQRRRGDRTGDQVLPVLIHGDAAFAGQGVVMETLQLSQTRSYGTGGTVHIVINNQIGFTTSHPLDARSTPYCTDVAKMVQAPVFHVNGDDPEAVIFVTRLALDFRNQFHKDVIVDLICYRRLGHNEADEPAVTQPMMYRKIRQHPTPRAVYAERLIAQGLLTHDEEQAMVTSYRDSIEQGVLIARPVLCGLDNIARVDWSFCRGKHWNQDIDTGVPLETLRTLSEAMLRLPEGFELHPRVEKLWEERRKMALGDQLLNWGYAENLAYASLLDAGIPVRLSGQDVGRGTFVHRHAKIHDQVTGESYTPLQHLGPHQGAFIAIDSILSEEAVLGYEYGFATAEPHALTLWEAQFGDFANGAQVVIDQFISSAGTKWGLYCGLVMLLPHGMEGQGAEHSSARPERFLQLCAGHNIQVCVPTTPAQMFHLLRRQMVRPYRTPLIVMTPKSLLRHRLAVSSLDELTHGQYQVLIPETDPIDPAEVERVVFCSGKVYYDLLEARRARGQTNVALLRIEQLYPFPKDAFASALEPYAHVEEIVWCQEEPQNQGAWDQIKHRFHNLIQEGKRPYYVGRPASAAPAVGHRAAHVEQHERLIDEALNGQYNPTMNKRIPPQ, from the coding sequence ATGAGCACACTCCTAGACCTGTTCCGAGGCTCCAGCGCGCTCTATGGCGGCAATGCGGCCTTCATCGAGGATCTCTACGAGCGCTATCTGGTCGACCCGGAGAGCATCGATGTCGCCTGGCGCGCGCGCTTCGACGGCTTGCGCCAGGAGGCGGCCAACGAGCCGGCCACCGCTGAAACGCCTCATGGCCCGATCCGCGACAACTTCCGGCGTCTCGCCCAGGAGCCGCGCGCACACGCCTCCAGCCGCACGGCCGACTGTCTGGACCCGGCCGCCGCCGAGAAGCAGGCGGCCGTGCTCAGTCTCATCAACGGCTATCGCTACCGCGGCCATCAGGTCGCCGACATCGATCCGATCCGGCTGCGTGAGGCGCCGCGCATCGCCGACCTGGACCTGGATTATCACAATCTGGGTCCGGAGGACATGGACCAGGTCTTCAACACCGGCTCGCTCTATGCCCCGGATCGCCTGCCGCTGCGCGAGATCGTCAGCATGGTCCAGGAGACCTACTGCGGCACGGTCGGTTCGGAGTACATGCACATCACCAGCACGCAGGAGAAGCGCTGGATCCAGAAGCGTCTGGAAGGCTATCGCGCCAAACCCGAGCTGGACGCTGCGGGGCGGCGCTGGCTGCTGACGCTCCTGACCGCCGCCGAGGGCATCGAAAAATATCTGCATCAGCGCTATGTGGGCCAAAAGCGCTTCTCGCTCGAAGGGGGCGATGCGCTCATCCCAATGCTCGACGAGCTGATCCAGCGCGCCGGACGCCAGGGGATGCAGGAGATCGTGATCGGCATGGCTCATCGTGGCCGGCTCAACGTGCTCACCAACATCTTCGGCAAGCCGCCGGCCGACATCTTCGACGAGTTCGAGGGCCGGGTCCAGATGGACTGGCGCCAGATGGTCGGCGACGTCAAGTATCACATGGGCTTTGCGACCGATGTGGAGACGCCCGGCGGGCTGGTGCATCTGGTGCTCGGTTTCAATCCCTCGCATCTGGAGATCATCAACCCGGTGATCGAAGGCTCGGTGCGTGCGCGCCAGCGCCGCCGGGGCGATCGGACCGGCGATCAGGTGCTGCCGGTGCTCATCCACGGCGATGCCGCCTTCGCCGGTCAGGGCGTGGTGATGGAGACGCTGCAACTGTCGCAGACGCGCAGCTACGGCACCGGCGGCACGGTGCACATCGTCATCAACAACCAGATCGGTTTCACCACCAGCCATCCGCTCGACGCGCGTTCCACGCCCTATTGCACGGATGTCGCCAAGATGGTGCAGGCGCCTGTGTTCCATGTGAACGGCGACGATCCCGAGGCGGTGATCTTCGTCACCCGGCTGGCGCTCGACTTCCGCAACCAGTTCCACAAGGACGTCATCGTCGATCTGATCTGCTATCGCCGGCTCGGGCACAACGAGGCCGATGAGCCGGCGGTCACGCAGCCGATGATGTACCGGAAGATCCGCCAGCATCCGACGCCGCGCGCGGTCTATGCCGAGCGGCTGATCGCCCAGGGGCTGCTCACGCACGACGAAGAGCAGGCGATGGTCACGTCCTATCGCGACTCCATCGAACAAGGCGTGCTCATCGCGCGTCCGGTGCTCTGCGGTCTGGACAACATCGCGCGGGTCGACTGGAGTTTTTGTCGCGGCAAGCACTGGAACCAGGACATCGACACCGGCGTGCCGCTGGAGACGTTGCGCACGCTCAGCGAGGCCATGCTGCGGCTGCCCGAGGGCTTCGAGCTGCATCCGCGCGTCGAGAAACTCTGGGAGGAGCGGCGCAAGATGGCCTTGGGCGATCAGCTGCTCAACTGGGGCTATGCCGAGAATCTGGCCTATGCGTCACTGCTCGATGCCGGCATCCCGGTGCGGCTGTCGGGTCAGGATGTCGGACGCGGCACCTTCGTCCATCGTCATGCCAAGATCCATGATCAGGTGACGGGCGAGTCCTACACTCCGCTCCAGCATCTGGGGCCGCATCAGGGCGCTTTCATCGCCATCGACTCGATCCTGTCGGAAGAGGCGGTGCTCGGTTACGAATACGGCTTCGCCACCGCCGAACCGCATGCGCTCACGCTCTGGGAGGCGCAGTTCGGCGACTTCGCCAACGGCGCGCAGGTGGTCATCGACCAGTTCATCAGTTCGGCCGGAACCAAGTGGGGTCTGTACTGCGGTCTGGTGATGCTGCTGCCGCACGGCATGGAGGGCCAGGGCGCCGAGCACTCGTCGGCGCGTCCCGAGCGCTTCCTGCAACTCTGTGCCGGGCACAACATCCAGGTCTGCGTGCCGACCACGCCGGCGCAGATGTTCCATCTGCTGCGTCGCCAGATGGTGCGGCCCTATCGCACGCCGCTGATCGTGATGACGCCCAAGAGTCTGCTGCGCCATCGGCTCGCCGTCTCCTCGCTCGACGAGCTGACCCACGGCCAGTACCAGGTGCTCATCCCCGAGACCGATCCCATCGATCCGGCCGAGGTCGAACGCGTCGTCTTCTGTAGCGGCAAGGTCTATTACGATCTGCTGGAGGCCCGGCGCGCGCGCGGTCAGACCAATGTCGCGCTGCTGCGTATCGAACAGCTCTATCCCTTCCCCAAGGACGCCTTTGCGAGCGCGCTCGAACCCTATGCGCACGTCGAGGAGATCGTCTGGTGTCAGGAAGAGCCGCAGAACCAGGGCGCCTGGGACCAGATCAAGCATCGCTTCCACAACCTCATCCAGGAGGGCAAGCGGCCTTATTATGTCGGCCGCCCCGCTTCCGCCGCTCCGGCCGTCGGTCATCGCGCCGCCCATGTCGAACAGCATGAGCGTCTGATCGACGAGGCCCTGAACGGCCAGTACAACCCGACCATGAACAAAAGGATCCCGCCGCAATGA